In the Candidatus Electrothrix sp. GW3-4 genome, one interval contains:
- a CDS encoding AAA family ATPase, producing MPIKPQFASKIVKGEKLFEYRKRIFNEDTSCIIIYSSSPEKKIVGVAKINKILEGAPTNIWEKTKKHSGITRKFFREYFLGVKKASAIELTEIYPLKVPLSPFQIQEGFTIPQSFCYVDLSFLEKVICSGNCVFPSLNSKSVVLIGGIHGVGKTTICKEISDQENIVHLVASELIKGKLNCVAGTSASSEKKVRNIKDNQELLISALDEITLPGGRFILDGHFVLFNKNAEIQKVPLTTFEKIEPDKLVVITGEPKILQKRLHKRDGKVYPVEKLKEMQEQEVEYASIVAERLGIPLKLIGFDDKVAIADFINNKSA from the coding sequence TTGCCGATTAAACCACAATTCGCTAGCAAAATAGTAAAAGGTGAAAAACTTTTTGAGTACCGTAAACGTATATTTAATGAAGATACATCTTGTATTATTATTTATTCGTCATCTCCTGAAAAGAAGATTGTAGGTGTCGCAAAAATCAATAAGATATTGGAAGGAGCACCGACCAATATCTGGGAAAAAACAAAAAAACACTCTGGAATAACCAGAAAATTTTTCCGAGAATATTTCCTTGGAGTCAAAAAGGCCTCTGCGATTGAATTGACAGAAATATATCCCCTGAAGGTTCCCTTGAGTCCTTTTCAAATTCAAGAAGGATTTACTATTCCTCAATCGTTTTGTTATGTTGACTTGTCTTTTCTGGAGAAAGTTATCTGTTCTGGAAACTGTGTCTTTCCCTCTCTTAACAGCAAGAGTGTGGTCTTAATCGGTGGGATACATGGTGTTGGGAAAACGACCATTTGTAAAGAGATCTCAGATCAAGAAAATATTGTCCACTTAGTAGCAAGTGAGCTCATTAAGGGTAAGTTGAACTGTGTCGCTGGTACAAGTGCTTCTTCTGAAAAAAAAGTTCGTAACATAAAGGACAATCAAGAACTCTTGATATCTGCATTAGATGAAATAACTCTACCTGGTGGTAGATTTATCCTAGATGGTCATTTTGTTCTTTTTAATAAAAATGCAGAAATTCAGAAGGTACCTCTTACTACCTTTGAAAAAATAGAACCAGATAAGCTTGTCGTAATAACAGGAGAACCCAAGATCCTTCAGAAAAGATTACACAAACGAGATGGCAAAGTATATCCGGTTGAAAAATTGAAGGAAATGCAGGAGCAGGAAGTTGAATATGCCTCTATTGTTGCCGAGAGACTTGGTATTCCTTTAAAGTTAATAGGATTCGACGACAAAGTGGCAATTGCCGACTTTATAAACAATAAGTCAGCTTGA
- a CDS encoding GNAT family N-acetyltransferase — protein sequence MRILLDTNILIPLEDSSKALHDSFSEFVLLAHSNEHCLLVHPSSRDDIQRDRNITRREISLSRFKKYSLLSPSPAPPTEVELASYHLRQDNENDRVDNEILFSIFRNAANILVTEDRKLHRKASRMGLSNRVHYLQQAVAFLRRLHAVIPITLPNIEEVPLYQLDLNDSFFDSLREDYDGFNEWYEKKARDGRRSWIHRNPLGKMGAVCIFHIENDPILTDDHRSIPGKVLKLCTFKVGGSVRGRRVGELFLKAAFRYAFENKIEHIYLHTRAEKQEFLIDFCREFGFRHFGEYKNDEVYVKKHPHEPPVDSNTDPVEYHRKFFPHFMAGKVITKYIIPIQPKYHKILFPDGQVQSLLPFGNAGTGQVVGNAIRQAYLCHARIGGITPGDIVLFYRSKDQKSITSVGVIEKVGDYSSFEDIVQIVSKRTVYSHKEIGEMAKKKTKVILFRLVQHLSNPISIKWLEKNGLVKGPIQTIRKIKDESFVEIIKKGGITNCLLAD from the coding sequence ATGAGGATACTTCTTGATACGAATATCTTGATCCCGTTGGAGGATTCTTCCAAGGCTCTGCATGATAGTTTCTCAGAGTTTGTTCTTTTGGCACATTCAAATGAACATTGTCTCCTTGTACATCCAAGTTCTCGTGACGACATTCAGCGTGATCGCAATATAACTCGCCGAGAAATCAGTCTATCACGATTTAAAAAATATTCTCTGCTGTCTCCTTCACCAGCTCCACCCACAGAAGTTGAATTAGCATCATACCACCTCAGGCAGGACAACGAGAATGATCGAGTAGATAACGAAATTCTCTTCTCGATATTCCGTAATGCTGCAAATATATTAGTCACTGAGGATAGAAAACTCCATCGGAAAGCGAGCAGGATGGGGTTATCAAACAGAGTTCATTATCTTCAGCAGGCGGTTGCTTTTTTAAGGCGTCTACACGCCGTTATTCCAATTACACTGCCGAATATTGAGGAAGTTCCTCTTTATCAGCTTGACCTTAATGATTCTTTTTTTGATTCGTTAAGGGAAGATTATGATGGTTTTAATGAATGGTACGAAAAGAAAGCAAGAGACGGGCGTCGATCTTGGATACACAGAAACCCTCTTGGGAAAATGGGTGCCGTCTGTATATTTCACATCGAAAATGATCCTATATTGACAGATGACCATCGGAGTATCCCGGGAAAAGTATTGAAATTGTGTACCTTCAAAGTCGGGGGATCTGTACGAGGACGGCGAGTTGGAGAATTATTTTTAAAAGCAGCTTTCCGGTATGCATTTGAGAATAAAATAGAACATATCTATCTACATACCCGTGCTGAAAAACAGGAGTTTCTTATAGATTTTTGCCGAGAATTTGGATTCCGCCATTTTGGCGAGTATAAAAATGATGAGGTATATGTAAAAAAGCATCCTCATGAGCCACCCGTAGATTCCAATACAGACCCTGTTGAATATCATAGAAAATTCTTCCCGCATTTTATGGCAGGCAAGGTGATCACCAAATATATTATACCGATCCAACCAAAATATCATAAAATTCTCTTCCCAGACGGCCAAGTTCAATCACTTCTTCCATTTGGAAATGCGGGAACGGGTCAAGTGGTTGGTAATGCGATACGGCAGGCTTATCTTTGCCATGCGAGGATTGGCGGAATAACACCTGGAGATATCGTACTGTTCTATAGGTCAAAGGATCAAAAATCTATTACTTCTGTTGGAGTTATAGAGAAGGTTGGTGACTATAGTAGCTTTGAAGACATCGTTCAGATCGTATCGAAAAGAACGGTCTACTCTCATAAAGAAATAGGTGAGATGGCGAAGAAGAAAACGAAAGTTATACTTTTTCGTCTTGTTCAGCATCTCTCAAATCCTATTTCGATTAAATGGCTTGAGAAAAATGGTCTAGTAAAAGGCCCCATTCAGACTATAAGAAAAATTAAAGATGAATCATTTGTCGAGATTATTAAAAAAGGAGGGATCACGAATTGCCTTCTTGCCGATTAA